One region of Chloroflexota bacterium genomic DNA includes:
- a CDS encoding cobalamin B12-binding domain-containing protein: MAESKIRVLVAKPGLDGHDRGAKVVARALRDAGFEVIYTGIRQTPEMIAEAALQEDVNVVGLSILSGAHMALCPRVIELLHDHDMDDVLVLVGGIIPDDDIEALRQAGVDGVFGPGTSTQDIVAFIQESCGVAAAG; this comes from the coding sequence ATGGCTGAAAGTAAAATCCGTGTGCTTGTGGCCAAGCCTGGCCTGGACGGCCACGACCGGGGCGCCAAAGTGGTTGCCCGGGCGCTTCGCGATGCCGGATTCGAGGTCATCTATACCGGAATCCGGCAAACACCGGAGATGATCGCAGAGGCCGCACTTCAGGAAGATGTGAATGTGGTGGGCCTGAGCATTCTGTCGGGTGCCCACATGGCCCTCTGTCCTCGCGTCATCGAACTGCTGCACGATCATGACATGGATGATGTGCTCGTTCTTGTGGGGGGTATCATCCCCGATGACGATATCGAAGCACTGCGGCAGGCGGGGGTGGACGGCGTGTTTGGCCCGGGTACCAGCACCCAGGACATTGTTGCCTTCATTCAGGAAAGCTGTGGCGTGGCCGCGGCGGGTTAA